One part of the Flavobacteriales bacterium genome encodes these proteins:
- a CDS encoding methionyl-tRNA formyltransferase: protein MRILFVGSKGLGYRALRLLHEQGADICGVVARWDDLDKQWYPSVASLARELNLPLMMPEQINDAEVVGQIAALQPDIMLTAFYPKIYKKDLLSIPPLGSVNMHFAPLPRYRGSYPGAWAIINGETSHGVTMHYMKPGVDNGEIIGQITVPIEENDSGQDLYNRCEEYGIQLLKETWPALLAGTAGRIPQDESRKLYHNRDYPYGGVVNFSWSVKEVCNYVRALYFPPFRGPFTFVNGKKLYVDKVVSSANRDIYGTCGLCNIRDNEIEVKVRDGWVKLITCSDEKAQQVSVAQLIDDYKVSQDTIFGR from the coding sequence ATGAGAATACTGTTTGTTGGTAGTAAGGGCCTTGGGTATAGAGCACTGCGCCTTCTACATGAGCAGGGTGCTGATATCTGTGGTGTTGTTGCCAGATGGGATGACCTGGATAAGCAATGGTATCCTTCCGTAGCTTCACTGGCACGCGAACTGAACCTTCCGCTGATGATGCCAGAGCAAATAAATGATGCCGAGGTGGTTGGTCAGATAGCTGCCCTGCAGCCCGATATCATGCTGACGGCCTTCTATCCCAAAATATACAAGAAAGATTTGTTATCAATACCACCTCTGGGTTCCGTGAATATGCATTTTGCCCCCCTTCCGCGATACCGGGGTTCCTACCCAGGTGCCTGGGCGATCATTAACGGCGAAACCAGTCATGGTGTAACCATGCACTACATGAAACCAGGTGTGGATAATGGAGAGATTATTGGTCAGATTACTGTGCCTATTGAAGAAAATGACTCAGGGCAAGATCTTTATAATAGATGTGAGGAGTATGGTATTCAATTGCTTAAAGAAACCTGGCCGGCATTGCTTGCAGGTACAGCAGGAAGAATACCACAGGATGAATCGCGTAAATTGTATCATAACCGGGACTACCCATATGGTGGTGTTGTAAATTTTAGCTGGTCTGTCAAAGAGGTATGTAATTATGTGAGGGCACTCTACTTCCCACCATTCAGGGGACCATTCACGTTTGTGAATGGGAAGAAATTGTACGTAGATAAGGTAGTGTCATCTGCGAATAGAGATATTTACGGTACATGTGGTCTTTGCAATATACGCGATAATGAAATAGAAGTGAAAGTCCGCGACGGATGGGTGAAACTGATCACATGCAGTGATGAAAAAGCACAGCAGGTGAGTGTCGCCCAATTAATTGATGATTATAAGGTAAGTCAGGATACAATTTTCGGAAGATAA
- a CDS encoding Gfo/Idh/MocA family oxidoreductase, translating into MKKIKFGIVGCGRIGLRHAEHIAHYAELVAVCDANIAKAQEIGLQHGCKVYQNIDEMLSQPGLDIVSICTPNGLHASHSVAALQSGVNVLCEKPMAISVEDCEWMIQEAEKANKRLFVVKQNRYNPPIVALKEAIQSGKLGKIYSVQLNCFWNRNEDYYKSSDWKGKKDLDGGTLFTQFSHFIDLLYWLIGDVRKVFAMIENFAHEDFVEFEDTGVVAFEFSNGALGTIHYTVNSYRKNMEGSITIFAEKGTVKVGGQYLNVLEYQNMESSDLQVAETSAKANDYGSYQGSMSNHDKVIENVVDVLQGNASVTTSHLEGLKTVQIIEKIYEGAGKRVKVGML; encoded by the coding sequence ATGAAAAAAATAAAATTCGGAATTGTTGGTTGTGGCAGGATAGGATTAAGGCATGCCGAGCATATAGCTCACTATGCGGAGTTGGTTGCAGTGTGTGATGCCAATATCGCTAAGGCACAGGAGATCGGCCTGCAGCATGGCTGTAAGGTATATCAGAATATAGACGAGATGTTGTCTCAGCCAGGATTGGATATTGTATCAATCTGCACACCCAATGGTTTACACGCCTCACATTCGGTAGCAGCTTTGCAGTCCGGTGTCAATGTATTGTGTGAAAAACCTATGGCTATTTCAGTGGAGGATTGTGAGTGGATGATACAGGAGGCGGAAAAGGCGAACAAACGGTTGTTTGTTGTAAAGCAGAATAGGTATAATCCACCTATTGTTGCGCTGAAGGAAGCTATTCAGAGCGGTAAACTCGGGAAGATATACAGTGTGCAACTCAACTGCTTTTGGAATAGAAATGAAGATTATTATAAATCCTCCGACTGGAAGGGAAAAAAGGACCTTGATGGAGGAACATTGTTTACCCAGTTCAGCCACTTCATTGATCTGCTCTATTGGTTGATCGGAGATGTCCGAAAAGTTTTTGCGATGATTGAAAATTTCGCACATGAGGATTTCGTTGAGTTTGAGGATACCGGCGTGGTTGCATTTGAGTTTTCCAATGGTGCACTGGGAACCATACACTATACAGTGAACAGCTACCGTAAAAACATGGAAGGTTCCATTACTATTTTTGCAGAGAAAGGCACGGTAAAAGTGGGTGGGCAATACCTGAATGTGTTGGAATATCAGAATATGGAAAGCAGCGATTTACAAGTTGCGGAGACTTCAGCAAAGGCAAATGACTATGGTAGCTATCAGGGTTCAATGTCTAATCACGATAAAGTGATTGAAAACGTAGTTGATGTATTGCAGGGAAATGCATCTGTCACTACCAGTCATCTCGAAGGGCTTAAGACAGTGCAGATCATTGAAAAGATTTACGAAGGTGCTGGCAAAAGAGTAAAAGTAGGGATGTTATGA
- a CDS encoding glycosyltransferase family 4 protein: protein MNDRKASIAMVAYTNYATDPRVIREAEAMVSAGYPIDFYALKREGDPKVESINGVRVIHLNMKRYRGNSNVRYMLSYLEFLFRCLILFSVRPRRYKVIHVNNMPDFMIFVGFFPKIFGAKLVLDIHDPMPTTFESKFEEGKGWKYRLLLWQERLSASFANKVITVHQPMKDEILVAHGIPEQKITVIANFADEKKFPLRENYKPEGDKIKILFHGTIAERFGLQNVIKTLMQNKYRSRYTLKIIGEGDYSDSLKEFIAVNNAGDVVDFENRFYSVDKLSVIIGGFDVGLVSYILSSGTQHMLPLKMMEYISVGLPVLTIRNSPIGYYFTEEDCFYYDPEKPETLNHWFNAFIEDKDLLDHGRNHVLTIRNRFLWNNEKRKYITLLENLINNE from the coding sequence ATGAATGATAGGAAAGCAAGCATAGCGATGGTGGCATATACCAACTATGCCACAGATCCGAGGGTGATAAGAGAAGCAGAAGCAATGGTGTCTGCGGGCTACCCGATTGATTTTTACGCACTCAAAAGAGAAGGAGATCCAAAAGTAGAAAGCATTAATGGTGTGCGGGTAATCCACTTGAATATGAAACGATACCGGGGGAACAGCAATGTACGTTACATGCTTTCGTATCTTGAGTTTCTTTTTCGTTGTTTGATACTGTTTTCTGTCAGACCTCGAAGATACAAGGTGATTCATGTGAATAATATGCCGGATTTCATGATTTTTGTGGGCTTCTTCCCCAAAATATTCGGTGCGAAACTGGTATTGGATATTCATGATCCGATGCCTACAACGTTCGAATCCAAATTTGAGGAGGGAAAGGGATGGAAGTACCGTTTGCTTTTATGGCAGGAACGTTTGAGTGCCAGCTTTGCAAATAAGGTGATTACCGTTCACCAGCCCATGAAGGATGAAATTCTTGTGGCACATGGTATTCCTGAGCAAAAAATCACAGTTATTGCTAACTTTGCAGACGAAAAAAAATTCCCCCTTCGCGAGAATTATAAGCCCGAAGGAGACAAAATAAAAATACTTTTTCACGGTACAATTGCTGAAAGGTTTGGTTTACAGAATGTTATCAAAACTTTAATGCAAAATAAATATAGATCAAGATATACGTTGAAGATAATAGGTGAAGGAGATTATAGTGACAGTTTGAAGGAGTTTATTGCTGTGAATAATGCAGGGGACGTAGTTGATTTCGAGAATCGGTTTTATAGTGTTGATAAACTTTCCGTTATTATCGGGGGATTTGATGTGGGACTTGTAAGTTATATCCTCTCTTCTGGAACACAACACATGTTGCCGTTGAAAATGATGGAATATATATCAGTGGGATTACCTGTGTTGACTATTCGTAATAGCCCGATCGGATATTATTTTACAGAGGAAGATTGCTTCTATTATGATCCGGAAAAACCGGAAACGCTGAATCATTGGTTTAATGCCTTTATTGAGGATAAGGATTTGCTGGATCATGGGCGGAATCATGTATTAACCATAAGAAATCGCTTTCTGTGGAATAACGAAAAGCGGAAGTACATCACACTACTGGAAAATTTGATAAATAACGAATGA
- a CDS encoding sulfotransferase, translating to MMDDVRPIFVGGTGRSGTTILSRVLDLHPRISRFPIELRFLTDPDGVVSLKGPLVDYWSFYQADIAIRRFDKLLNSVSTRYIGRYPNTYLARLVGRDFYHDWKRDYVDALAAYTYRGDWAARSNVFKKALTRLPIPLSLRRSFLDLCYYAIPMSLSEYEQVNRHYVNRFFQQFGTLNQGECVVEHTPSSIIHADVLQGILPEARFIHVYRNPWDVLVSYGGRDWGASSIEVNFRWICDILGRWTQVREKIPASSFMEVRFEDLIGDTEGTLRKIVDFVGVEYDPTMLNLDLSRHNIGRWKSVLDENHRESLRSTVPQDIARYFEEDEL from the coding sequence ATGATGGATGATGTAAGGCCAATATTTGTTGGAGGTACGGGGCGGTCTGGAACCACAATTTTGTCAAGGGTATTAGACTTGCACCCCAGAATATCGCGTTTTCCTATCGAACTTCGTTTTCTTACCGACCCTGATGGTGTAGTATCCCTTAAAGGGCCTTTGGTGGATTACTGGTCGTTTTATCAAGCTGATATAGCCATACGGCGATTTGATAAACTCCTGAATTCCGTTTCTACGCGGTATATCGGAAGATATCCCAATACCTATTTGGCTCGACTGGTTGGACGTGATTTCTACCATGACTGGAAACGTGATTATGTTGATGCCCTGGCTGCCTATACATATAGGGGAGATTGGGCTGCGCGATCCAATGTATTTAAAAAAGCGTTGACCCGTTTACCCATTCCTCTATCATTACGGCGTTCATTTCTGGATTTATGTTATTATGCAATACCTATGAGCTTGTCGGAATATGAGCAAGTAAACCGGCATTATGTCAACCGTTTTTTTCAACAATTTGGAACCTTGAACCAGGGGGAATGTGTAGTTGAGCATACGCCCAGTAGCATAATACATGCCGATGTACTTCAAGGTATCCTTCCGGAAGCCAGGTTCATTCATGTCTACAGAAATCCCTGGGATGTACTGGTGTCATATGGTGGTCGCGACTGGGGTGCAAGTTCAATTGAGGTTAATTTTCGTTGGATATGTGATATTCTTGGAAGATGGACGCAGGTTCGTGAAAAGATACCCGCGTCGTCATTTATGGAAGTACGTTTTGAAGACTTGATTGGAGACACAGAGGGAACCCTGAGAAAAATTGTTGATTTTGTAGGAGTGGAATATGATCCGACCATGCTAAATCTTGATCTTTCGCGACACAATATCGGCAGGTGGAAATCGGTACTGGATGAAAATCATCGAGAATCACTTCGTTCAACTGTGCCTCAAGATATTGCTCGTTATTTTGAAGAGGATGAATTATGA
- a CDS encoding glycosyltransferase: MKVLILSNMYPSQQVPYSGIFVKNQYERLQELKAPADVIELFYMKRKLTGPTGSAWKYLNAFLRFVPRFFKKYHILHVHYIYPIGLLAYAYKMIHPGCRIVLTVHGSDVSVNLNSKMKRWLFSRVAGMMDYVIAVGDALPPLIRKNLNRATDMVLCAGVDERKFYDEGRDKTIDFLFVGKFVENKGVHLLLEIISRMNDPSVSFGFVGVGKFKEQVEQMAEKQNVTYFGAVDQDGLRKLYSASRFLVLPAEKEGFGLVVSEAMFCGTPVIATRVGGIAGQIKDGFNGFFIGDRTVEGIEKCLKKAVEMAPNEYSHMAENALKSNRQYALQHVCIEVMKVYQVLSNQTQ, translated from the coding sequence ATGAAGGTGTTGATCCTATCAAATATGTACCCTTCTCAACAAGTTCCATACAGCGGCATTTTTGTTAAGAATCAATATGAACGTTTACAGGAACTGAAAGCCCCCGCTGATGTTATTGAACTGTTCTATATGAAACGGAAGCTGACCGGTCCAACCGGAAGTGCATGGAAGTACTTGAATGCTTTTCTTAGGTTTGTTCCCAGGTTCTTTAAAAAGTATCATATCCTGCATGTACATTACATTTATCCCATCGGTCTCCTGGCATATGCTTACAAAATGATTCATCCCGGGTGCCGCATTGTTTTGACCGTTCATGGGTCTGATGTATCGGTCAACCTGAATTCAAAAATGAAAAGATGGTTGTTTTCCAGGGTGGCCGGAATGATGGATTATGTAATTGCTGTGGGAGATGCCTTGCCTCCGTTGATTCGCAAGAACCTTAACAGAGCTACGGATATGGTGCTTTGTGCCGGCGTGGATGAAAGGAAGTTTTATGATGAGGGACGCGACAAGACAATTGATTTTCTTTTTGTCGGAAAATTCGTCGAAAATAAGGGTGTGCATTTGTTGCTCGAGATAATTTCTAGAATGAATGATCCGTCGGTTAGTTTTGGTTTTGTGGGTGTGGGAAAGTTTAAAGAACAGGTTGAACAGATGGCAGAAAAGCAGAATGTTACATACTTCGGAGCTGTTGATCAGGATGGCCTAAGAAAGCTTTATTCTGCAAGCAGGTTTCTGGTGCTACCTGCTGAGAAAGAAGGGTTCGGTCTGGTGGTTTCAGAGGCAATGTTTTGTGGTACACCTGTGATAGCTACAAGGGTAGGAGGGATTGCCGGGCAGATAAAAGATGGCTTCAACGGTTTTTTCATCGGCGACCGAACCGTGGAGGGTATTGAAAAATGCTTAAAGAAGGCTGTGGAAATGGCACCCAATGAATATAGTCATATGGCTGAAAATGCCCTCAAGTCTAACCGTCAATACGCATTGCAGCATGTATGTATTGAGGTGATGAAGGTGTATCAAGTACTCAGTAACCAGACGCAATGA
- a CDS encoding flippase, translated as MKAFFEDRHFREVVKGASGAFIYKFLGMVAGYAFTFVVGRYLGAGSLGVFTLFLSVLSIAGMIGKYGFDASIARYVANLMQQRNTESIRKIYKKSMRFSLLLTLAISVIMMVCARWMAEEVFHVSELTWYYRILPAGLFAFVIVAINGGFLRGLKKAAQHSFFQNFARFLFPMLYIFPLIYLVSAVGAPIYAYVLGLLTAATISTRMVLRHLRYQKSELPGTAKTEDPPFREVVGVSSALLLTTSFTFLLWWTDSIMLGIFKTETDVGVYNAALKISNIVSITLVAVTSITGPKFSEMFYSNDRLQLKRFMWKVSGLSFFTSLPAAIIIFLVPGYLLGWVGDDFVHGTTPLIILTINQLVHALAGVNGLLLEMTNQEKVARNILFVSVVLNVVLNYIWIPEYGITGAALATTVSMSSRNVISVLYVNQFFLRSDRR; from the coding sequence ATGAAGGCGTTTTTTGAGGATCGCCATTTTAGGGAGGTAGTGAAGGGTGCTTCAGGGGCTTTCATTTATAAGTTTCTGGGAATGGTTGCTGGCTATGCTTTCACTTTTGTGGTTGGACGCTACCTGGGTGCTGGCTCATTGGGCGTATTTACACTTTTTCTTTCGGTGCTCTCCATTGCAGGTATGATAGGAAAATATGGTTTTGATGCATCCATTGCCAGATATGTGGCTAATCTGATGCAGCAAAGGAACACTGAATCCATACGCAAGATATATAAGAAGAGCATGAGGTTTTCGCTTCTTCTGACCCTTGCAATCTCAGTGATCATGATGGTATGTGCAAGGTGGATGGCAGAGGAGGTGTTTCACGTTTCCGAACTGACCTGGTACTATCGAATACTTCCGGCAGGACTATTTGCATTTGTGATTGTGGCGATAAACGGAGGCTTTCTGCGAGGATTGAAGAAAGCTGCACAGCATTCGTTTTTTCAGAATTTTGCCAGATTTCTGTTTCCGATGCTGTATATTTTTCCATTGATTTACCTTGTTTCGGCTGTAGGGGCACCCATCTATGCTTATGTGCTTGGATTACTCACTGCAGCCACCATTAGTACGCGAATGGTATTAAGACACCTGAGATATCAGAAAAGTGAATTACCCGGTACTGCTAAAACAGAAGATCCCCCTTTTCGGGAGGTAGTCGGGGTATCTTCTGCACTGCTGCTTACAACCTCCTTTACATTCCTGTTGTGGTGGACTGATTCTATCATGCTGGGTATTTTCAAAACAGAAACGGATGTTGGCGTTTATAATGCCGCATTAAAAATATCCAATATTGTAAGTATTACCCTCGTGGCAGTGACAAGCATTACAGGCCCTAAATTTTCAGAAATGTTTTACAGCAATGATCGGTTGCAATTGAAGAGGTTTATGTGGAAGGTCTCAGGTCTTTCCTTTTTTACGTCACTACCAGCTGCCATCATAATTTTTTTGGTTCCCGGCTATTTGCTGGGGTGGGTAGGAGATGATTTTGTGCATGGAACTACGCCGCTTATTATTTTAACTATCAATCAGCTGGTTCATGCCCTTGCTGGGGTTAACGGTTTGCTTTTAGAAATGACCAATCAGGAGAAGGTCGCAAGGAATATTCTGTTCGTCAGTGTTGTATTGAATGTTGTATTAAATTACATATGGATTCCTGAGTATGGCATTACGGGTGCAGCCCTTGCTACCACGGTTAGTATGAGCTCAAGAAATGTGATTTCCGTATTGTATGTGAATCAGTTCTTTTTAAGATCGGATCGCAGATGA